The following are encoded together in the Pseudodesulfovibrio indicus genome:
- a CDS encoding substrate-binding periplasmic protein, which yields MTLGSSGRGIAAPFRLPFLLALALCALALPGACLAAPPDLRPQMVFSSFSSNGMSELFGRILSEAYTELGYEVVIWRLPPERALIMANEGFVDGEAARVAVIEKDYPNLIRVPTPLYFNRIAVFTKRSDYDPESGFRGMGDRPVCICNGYKFLEKATTGMDRHTVASYENMLALLQNDRVEFGLAEYFDILPTLAKVKLEGIRILDKPLAVNPMYHYLNRKHADLVPAVNRVLSRMADEGRMEEIAHSMMHEFLGESLSPCPMLEAHN from the coding sequence ATGACCTTGGGATCGAGCGGGCGCGGGATCGCCGCGCCATTCAGACTCCCCTTCCTTCTGGCGTTGGCCCTGTGCGCGTTGGCGCTTCCGGGGGCGTGTCTTGCCGCGCCCCCAGACCTGCGCCCGCAGATGGTCTTTTCCTCCTTTTCCAGCAACGGCATGAGCGAGCTCTTCGGCCGCATCTTGAGTGAGGCCTATACCGAGTTGGGATACGAGGTCGTCATCTGGAGACTGCCTCCCGAGCGTGCCCTGATCATGGCCAACGAGGGCTTTGTGGACGGTGAGGCGGCGCGCGTGGCGGTGATCGAAAAGGACTACCCGAATTTGATCCGCGTCCCCACGCCGCTCTACTTCAACCGCATTGCGGTCTTTACCAAGCGGTCGGACTATGACCCGGAGTCGGGTTTCCGAGGCATGGGCGACCGCCCGGTATGCATCTGCAACGGTTACAAATTCCTGGAAAAGGCCACCACGGGCATGGACCGGCACACGGTCGCCTCCTACGAGAACATGCTGGCCCTGCTGCAAAACGATCGCGTTGAATTCGGTCTGGCCGAGTATTTCGACATCCTGCCCACCCTGGCCAAGGTCAAGCTGGAGGGGATCAGGATTCTGGACAAGCCGCTGGCGGTCAACCCCATGTACCATTACCTGAACCGGAAACATGCGGACCTCGTCCCTGCCGTGAACCGCGTGCTGAGCCGGATGGCCGACGAGGGGAGGATGGAGGAAATCGCCCATTCGATGATGCACGAGTTCCTCGGCGAAAGCCTCTCGCCCTGCCCCATGCTGGAGGCCCACAACTAG
- a CDS encoding PilZ domain-containing protein, whose translation MTSDQRRGTRVSADFEAYVTIDDVVTPVATRNLSLKGALLSGCEDCQSGITCELHLPLSPGVRIVVTGEIVRIKGDYAAMSFKEMDELSFTFLHRLVTLNADDPEEVDEELMRIFEKF comes from the coding sequence ATGACCAGCGATCAGCGACGCGGCACCAGAGTTTCCGCCGACTTCGAGGCCTATGTGACCATAGACGACGTGGTCACCCCGGTGGCCACCCGCAACCTGAGCCTCAAGGGCGCGCTCCTGTCCGGATGCGAGGACTGTCAGAGCGGGATCACCTGCGAGCTGCACCTGCCGCTGTCGCCGGGCGTGCGCATCGTTGTCACCGGCGAGATCGTGCGCATCAAGGGCGACTATGCCGCCATGTCGTTCAAGGAGATGGACGAGTTGAGCTTCACCTTCCTGCACCGGCTGGTGACGCTGAACGCCGACGATCCCGAAGAGGTCGATGAGGAATTGATGCGGATTTTCGAGAAGTTCTGA
- a CDS encoding DMT family transporter, with protein sequence MEILFVRGVIGLVMCWVMLRGSGRDMFGKRKLLLAARGLLGFGAMFADFYTIVHLPLADALVLIFSHPITVALLAWLIMGETLSKGAMLAIVTSLAGVTLVCRPGFLFGLGGPELDPMGLLAAMVSVFLTSWAILAVRVLAKTERPAVVMLYPPIAISLLSPLFAEGWVMPTPAEWGVLVGVGLFMNAGQFFMTKGYAIESAARISGVSTLEIVFAAMWGLMFLGEVPDAWTIGGGSLIVLGILALGRSARRERLAQA encoded by the coding sequence ATGGAAATTCTCTTCGTGCGGGGCGTCATCGGGCTGGTCATGTGCTGGGTCATGCTGCGCGGTTCCGGGCGGGACATGTTCGGCAAGCGCAAGCTGCTGCTGGCCGCGCGCGGGCTGCTGGGGTTCGGGGCCATGTTTGCGGATTTCTACACCATCGTGCACCTGCCCCTGGCTGACGCATTGGTGCTCATCTTCTCCCACCCCATCACCGTGGCCCTGCTGGCCTGGCTGATCATGGGCGAGACCCTGTCCAAGGGCGCGATGCTGGCCATCGTCACCTCCCTGGCCGGGGTGACCCTGGTGTGCAGGCCGGGCTTCCTGTTCGGACTGGGCGGCCCGGAGCTGGACCCCATGGGGCTGCTCGCGGCCATGGTCAGCGTGTTCCTGACCTCCTGGGCGATTCTGGCCGTGCGCGTGCTGGCCAAGACCGAGCGCCCGGCCGTGGTCATGCTCTATCCGCCCATCGCCATATCCCTGCTCTCGCCGCTCTTCGCCGAGGGCTGGGTCATGCCGACCCCGGCCGAGTGGGGCGTGCTGGTGGGCGTGGGGCTGTTCATGAACGCGGGCCAGTTCTTCATGACCAAGGGATACGCCATCGAGTCCGCGGCGCGCATCAGCGGCGTCTCCACGCTGGAGATCGTGTTCGCGGCCATGTGGGGCCTGATGTTTTTGGGGGAAGTCCCCGACGCCTGGACCATCGGGGGCGGTTCGCTCATCGTGCTGGGCATCCTGGCCCTGGGCCGCAGCGCCCGCAGAGAGCGGCTGGCCCAGGCGTGA
- the tkt gene encoding transketolase has product MTQTDKTIAVVKGLIMDGVAKANSGHPGGAMSSSDYATILFSEFLNFNPDDPQWFNRDRFILSAGHESMLLYSLLHLNGFISIDDIKNFRQFGSLTPGHPEVHLTPGVEATTGPLGQGFAMSVGFASAEAYLRDKLGADVMDHYTYALASDGDLQEPIALGAASLAGLWNLGKLIVYYDSNQIQLAGPTCKADCTDHRKVFEGLCWQVIEVDGHNHDEIRKAITDAQLETGKPTLIIGHTVMAKGCASMEGSHKTHGEPLKADEIAATKKKLGLPAEDFYVPEDVVAAYRSRFDGMRKNAADWQAMVDEKLKDAAFAEMWGHVTLPRSERKIDWPEFTPGETMATRQAWGKCLNAVMDSLPTLVGGSADLDPSNQTATFRSTYGDFAVDGFGARNLAFGVREFPMAAIMNGMQLHGGLLPFGATFLTFADYCRNAIRMSALQELPVLYVFTHDSFWVGEDGPTHQPIEHVSSLRLIPDLIDLRPADANETKVCLDIALTQEKMPSTIFLTRQGLPVLDPAEYPSLFTGPRKGGYVIKDCDGTPDLILVGSGSEVSLCLETAKLFKRKVRVVSMPSAKLFDDQPESYKNEVLPPEVTARAAAEAGRTTLWHKYVGINGVILGVDHFGASAPGKVLSDKYGFTPENFARMIREKY; this is encoded by the coding sequence ATGACACAGACGGACAAGACCATCGCCGTGGTCAAGGGGCTGATCATGGACGGCGTGGCCAAGGCCAACTCCGGGCATCCGGGCGGGGCCATGTCCTCGTCGGACTACGCCACCATCCTCTTCTCCGAGTTCCTGAATTTCAACCCGGACGACCCGCAGTGGTTCAACCGCGACCGGTTCATCCTCTCGGCCGGGCACGAGTCCATGCTTCTCTACAGCCTGTTGCACCTCAACGGCTTCATCTCCATTGACGACATCAAGAATTTCCGCCAGTTCGGGTCCCTGACCCCGGGCCACCCGGAGGTCCACCTGACCCCGGGCGTGGAGGCCACCACCGGCCCCCTGGGCCAGGGCTTCGCCATGTCCGTGGGCTTTGCCTCGGCCGAGGCGTACCTGCGCGACAAGCTCGGCGCGGACGTCATGGACCACTACACCTACGCACTCGCCTCGGACGGCGACCTGCAGGAGCCCATCGCGCTCGGCGCGGCCTCCCTGGCCGGGCTGTGGAACCTTGGCAAACTGATCGTCTACTACGATTCCAACCAGATCCAGCTGGCCGGTCCGACCTGCAAGGCGGACTGCACCGACCACCGCAAGGTGTTCGAGGGGCTGTGCTGGCAGGTCATCGAGGTGGACGGCCACAACCACGACGAGATCCGCAAGGCGATCACCGACGCGCAACTCGAGACCGGCAAGCCGACCCTGATCATCGGCCACACCGTCATGGCCAAGGGTTGCGCCTCCATGGAGGGCAGCCACAAGACCCACGGCGAGCCGCTCAAGGCGGACGAGATCGCGGCCACCAAGAAGAAGCTCGGCCTGCCCGCCGAGGACTTCTACGTCCCCGAGGACGTGGTCGCCGCCTACCGCTCGCGGTTCGACGGCATGCGCAAGAACGCCGCCGACTGGCAGGCCATGGTGGACGAGAAGCTCAAGGACGCCGCCTTTGCCGAGATGTGGGGCCACGTGACCCTGCCCCGGTCCGAGCGGAAGATCGACTGGCCCGAATTCACCCCCGGCGAGACCATGGCCACCCGCCAGGCCTGGGGCAAATGCCTGAACGCGGTCATGGACTCCCTGCCCACCCTGGTGGGCGGCTCCGCCGACCTCGACCCGTCCAACCAGACCGCCACCTTCCGCTCCACCTACGGCGACTTCGCCGTGGACGGGTTTGGCGCGCGCAACCTGGCCTTCGGCGTGCGCGAGTTCCCCATGGCGGCGATCATGAACGGCATGCAGCTGCACGGCGGCCTGCTCCCCTTCGGGGCCACCTTCCTGACCTTTGCCGACTACTGCCGCAACGCCATCCGCATGTCCGCGCTCCAGGAGCTGCCGGTGCTCTACGTCTTCACCCACGACTCCTTCTGGGTCGGCGAGGACGGCCCCACCCACCAGCCCATCGAGCACGTCAGCTCGCTCAGGCTCATCCCGGACCTCATCGACCTGCGCCCGGCGGACGCCAACGAAACCAAGGTCTGCCTGGACATCGCCCTGACCCAGGAGAAGATGCCCTCGACCATCTTCCTGACCCGCCAGGGACTGCCGGTCCTCGACCCGGCCGAATACCCGTCCCTGTTCACCGGCCCGCGCAAGGGCGGCTACGTGATCAAGGACTGCGACGGCACCCCGGACCTGATCCTGGTGGGTTCCGGTTCCGAGGTCTCCCTGTGCCTGGAGACCGCCAAGCTGTTCAAGCGCAAGGTCCGCGTGGTCTCCATGCCGTCGGCCAAACTGTTTGACGATCAGCCCGAATCGTATAAAAATGAAGTATTGCCGCCCGAAGTGACAGCGCGGGCCGCCGCCGAGGCGGGACGCACGACCCTCTGGCACAAATATGTCGGCATAAACGGCGTCATCCTCGGCGTGGACCACTTCGGCGCCAGCGCGCCCGGCAAGGTCCTGTCCGACAAGTACGGATTCACGCCGGAGAACTTCGCCCGGATGATCCGGGAGAAATACTAG
- the glpX gene encoding class II fructose-bisphosphatase: MEAPQKNLALDLVRVTEAAALACARWLGKGDKISADQAAVDAMRLCFNTLEIQGQIRIGEGEKDDAPMLYAGEKLGLGSGPKVDIAVDPLEGTNLLANGRPNAISVVGVCPAGAMFDPGPSYYMQKLVVPANAKDVVDIEAPTGHNLKLIARALDKDVDDLVVFVLDKPRHKKLISEIREAGARIQLHTDGDITGSLMAIDPRCEVDVMMGTGGTPEGVLSAIAIRIMGGEMFAKLDPQKQKEKNALAEFGMDIRRVLTVADLVKSDDLFFAATGISGGTFLKGVTYHGHGAETSSLVMRGKTGTIRYVEAIHNWDTLMRFSAVEYD; this comes from the coding sequence ATGGAAGCCCCACAGAAAAACCTCGCACTGGACCTGGTCCGAGTGACCGAAGCCGCCGCCCTGGCCTGCGCCCGCTGGCTCGGCAAGGGAGACAAGATCTCCGCCGACCAGGCCGCCGTGGACGCCATGCGGCTGTGCTTCAACACCCTGGAAATCCAGGGGCAGATCAGGATTGGCGAAGGCGAGAAAGACGACGCCCCCATGCTCTACGCCGGCGAAAAGCTCGGCCTGGGCTCCGGCCCCAAGGTGGACATCGCCGTGGACCCGCTGGAGGGCACCAACCTGCTGGCCAACGGCCGCCCCAACGCCATCTCCGTGGTCGGCGTCTGCCCCGCCGGGGCCATGTTCGACCCGGGCCCGAGCTACTACATGCAGAAACTCGTGGTCCCGGCCAACGCCAAGGACGTGGTGGACATCGAAGCCCCCACCGGCCACAACCTGAAACTCATCGCCCGCGCCCTGGACAAGGACGTGGACGACCTGGTGGTCTTCGTCCTGGACAAGCCGCGCCACAAAAAGCTCATCTCCGAGATCCGCGAGGCGGGCGCGCGCATCCAGCTGCATACCGACGGCGACATCACCGGCTCGCTCATGGCCATTGACCCGCGCTGCGAGGTGGACGTCATGATGGGTACCGGCGGCACCCCCGAGGGCGTGCTCTCGGCCATCGCCATCCGGATCATGGGCGGCGAGATGTTCGCCAAGCTCGACCCCCAGAAGCAGAAGGAAAAGAACGCCCTGGCCGAGTTCGGCATGGACATCCGCCGGGTGCTCACCGTGGCCGACCTGGTCAAGTCCGACGACCTGTTCTTCGCGGCCACCGGCATCTCCGGCGGCACCTTCCTGAAGGGCGTGACCTACCACGGCCACGGCGCGGAGACCTCCTCCCTGGTCATGCGCGGCAAGACCGGGACCATCCGCTACGTGGAGGCCATCCACAACTGGGATACCCTGATGCGCTTCAGCGCCGTGGAATACGACTAG
- a CDS encoding DMT family transporter produces the protein MNTRALRADVLLFLTAAIWGLAFVAQRVGMEHVGPLTFNGIRFALGALALTPLIMVLEKRRAPGFAGADRKGMAVGGLLLGLALFAGATLQQVGLAGPQLAEFGLEASTAGKAGFITGLYVVLVPLFGLLLAQRPGWGTWVGAGLAVVGMYLLSVTADLTISFGDLLVLVGAFFWAGHVLLVGKLSPGLDGVDAIKLSTVQFAACAVLSLFGAVVTEEISLAGIMGAAPAIAYGGLMSVGVAYTLQVVAQRDAQPAHAAIILSLESVFAAIGGWIMLGEVLTTRGLVGCGLMLAGMVLSQLRP, from the coding sequence GTGAATACCCGCGCCCTCCGCGCCGACGTCCTCCTCTTCCTGACCGCCGCCATCTGGGGGTTGGCTTTCGTGGCCCAGCGCGTGGGCATGGAGCACGTCGGCCCCCTGACCTTCAACGGCATCCGTTTCGCCCTGGGCGCACTCGCCCTGACCCCCCTGATCATGGTTCTGGAAAAGAGGCGCGCGCCCGGTTTCGCGGGCGCGGACCGCAAGGGCATGGCCGTGGGCGGGCTCCTGCTCGGGCTGGCCCTGTTCGCGGGCGCGACCCTGCAACAGGTCGGGTTGGCCGGTCCGCAGCTGGCCGAGTTCGGCCTGGAGGCCTCCACCGCGGGCAAGGCCGGATTCATCACCGGGCTGTACGTGGTCCTGGTGCCCCTCTTCGGCCTCCTCCTGGCCCAGCGGCCCGGCTGGGGGACCTGGGTGGGCGCTGGGCTCGCCGTGGTCGGCATGTACCTGCTCTCCGTCACCGCGGACCTGACCATCTCCTTCGGCGACCTGCTCGTGCTCGTGGGCGCGTTTTTCTGGGCGGGCCACGTCCTGCTGGTGGGCAAGCTGTCCCCCGGCCTGGACGGGGTGGACGCCATCAAGCTGTCCACGGTGCAGTTCGCGGCCTGCGCGGTGCTCTCGCTCTTCGGCGCGGTGGTCACCGAGGAGATTTCCCTGGCGGGAATCATGGGCGCGGCCCCGGCCATCGCCTACGGCGGCCTCATGTCCGTGGGGGTGGCCTATACCCTGCAGGTGGTGGCCCAGCGGGACGCGCAGCCCGCGCACGCGGCCATCATCCTCAGCCTGGAGTCGGTGTTCGCCGCCATCGGCGGGTGGATCATGCTCGGGGAGGTGCTGACCACCAGGGGATTGGTGGGGTGCGGGTTGATGCTGGCGGGGATGGTCTTGAGTCAGTTGAGACCGTAG
- a CDS encoding WbuC family cupin fold metalloprotein: protein MSEEKTYPTALEAPRSDVTHLTLTLVGELLARSRQSPRKRLLQKLHKSVEAPAHRMFNAMQPGTYVMPHRHLDPPKDETLLVMAGSMLFIRFTDDGEIAEQTLLQPGTEIFGVDVAPHIYHTYIPLKPDTLVFECKTGPYAEESDKDVPSWAPREGTPEAEAYLLELLRSLAAKASAEAEAVRAERGEEPDQ from the coding sequence ATGAGCGAAGAGAAAACCTACCCCACCGCCCTGGAAGCGCCCCGGTCCGACGTCACCCACCTGACCCTGACCCTGGTGGGCGAGCTGCTGGCGCGTTCGCGGCAGAGCCCGCGCAAGCGGCTGCTGCAGAAACTCCACAAATCCGTCGAGGCCCCGGCGCACCGCATGTTCAACGCCATGCAGCCCGGCACCTACGTCATGCCCCACCGGCACCTCGACCCGCCCAAGGACGAGACCCTGCTGGTCATGGCCGGTTCCATGCTCTTCATCCGCTTCACCGACGACGGCGAGATCGCGGAGCAGACCCTGCTCCAGCCCGGCACCGAGATATTCGGTGTGGACGTGGCCCCGCACATCTACCACACCTACATCCCGCTCAAGCCGGACACCCTGGTCTTCGAATGCAAGACCGGCCCCTACGCCGAGGAATCGGACAAGGACGTGCCGTCCTGGGCGCCACGTGAAGGGACCCCGGAGGCCGAGGCGTACCTGCTGGAGCTGCTGCGGAGCCTGGCCGCCAAGGCGAGCGCCGAGGCCGAGGCCGTCCGGGCGGAGCGGGGCGAGGAACCGGACCAGTAG
- a CDS encoding TatD family hydrolase encodes MSKSKRPEPESLELPPVGVDSHAHLDLDDFDEDRETIIGRARASGVGHIVNVFLGPEAYERGRALFDSHPEISFIMGVHPNDADQLDDAAVGRMREQFKADPRLKGVGEIGLDYYWERVDHDVQQAAFVRQLHLARELALPVIIHSRDANDDAVEILEAEGFRDYPVLWHCFGAGIELAERLVANGWHISIPGPVTFRKNSDDLQAAVARIPFERLLLETDCPYLAPEPWRGKRNHPALSVFTARRVAQIKGRPLEDVWRTAGDNARRFFSL; translated from the coding sequence ATGTCCAAGAGCAAACGACCCGAACCCGAATCCCTGGAATTGCCGCCTGTCGGCGTTGATTCCCACGCCCACCTCGACCTCGACGACTTCGACGAGGACCGCGAGACGATCATAGGCCGCGCCAGGGCCTCCGGCGTGGGCCACATCGTCAACGTCTTTCTCGGCCCCGAGGCCTACGAGCGGGGGCGTGCCCTGTTCGATTCCCACCCTGAGATATCCTTCATCATGGGCGTTCATCCCAACGACGCGGACCAGCTTGATGACGCGGCAGTAGGCCGCATGCGCGAGCAGTTCAAGGCCGACCCGCGCCTCAAGGGCGTGGGCGAGATCGGCCTGGACTATTACTGGGAGCGCGTGGACCACGACGTGCAGCAGGCAGCTTTCGTCCGCCAGCTCCACCTGGCCCGCGAGCTGGCCCTGCCGGTGATCATCCACTCCCGCGACGCCAACGACGACGCCGTGGAGATCCTGGAGGCCGAGGGGTTCCGGGACTATCCGGTGCTCTGGCACTGCTTCGGCGCGGGCATCGAGCTGGCCGAGCGGCTGGTGGCCAACGGCTGGCACATATCCATCCCCGGACCAGTGACTTTCCGAAAGAATTCCGACGACCTCCAGGCGGCGGTGGCGCGCATCCCCTTCGAGCGACTGCTGCTGGAGACCGACTGCCCCTACCTCGCGCCCGAGCCCTGGCGGGGGAAGCGCAACCACCCGGCGCTCAGCGTGTTCACCGCCCGGCGCGTGGCCCAGATCAAGGGCCGTCCCCTGGAGGACGTGTGGCGCACGGCGGGCGACAACGCGCGGCGCTTCTTCTCCCTGTAG
- a CDS encoding tetratricopeptide repeat protein, which produces MAVLALLALFAMTGCAARTGTPELPPASPMTETARLDYDYLVYQDLIHQLQRHIQEGESSKLTVEQVNDLHARAVEALDRVIAAAPSPQLYADKAAMFWNHPDGTGQSRNALKEGLERFPDNRMLTVYLANSYVADNRVDDAISVMDNYLDRHQDDLEARERLGQMLMDAGRDAEALDVLKQIPEKDRTADALYAMGRVQGNLGMRKAAIANLKKAVAIDPEYTEAMVELAYQYELAKDYVAAEEIYSTILDQSESFPEARLRLINLNLKLNDPGKALDLALSGPPTKSFILDAVLMFINDGFFAQGSTVLDMLTSGGAVPAEYYFYKAVIADEGENDPAKAMGFLDQVDKTDRLYPHALRFKAQLLAAQGKDAEALAMAAEGKRLYPDASIFYILEAGLLKQTGDLSGAELSLRQGLARLPNDPELTYELAMVYEALGRRPEGLALMETVIRAHPDHANALNYVGYTLAEENRELDRALVLVTKASALDPENGYILDSVAWVHFKKNDLAKAWEYIRYAVDVVEKDPTIWEHYGDIAAALGKVKEARKGYNFSLKFQSPQADEVREKLKQL; this is translated from the coding sequence TTGGCGGTTCTCGCGCTGCTGGCGCTCTTCGCCATGACCGGCTGCGCCGCCCGGACCGGCACTCCCGAGCTGCCGCCCGCGTCGCCCATGACCGAAACGGCCCGGCTGGACTACGACTACCTGGTCTACCAGGATCTCATCCACCAGTTGCAGCGCCACATCCAGGAGGGCGAGAGCAGCAAGCTGACCGTGGAGCAGGTCAACGATCTCCACGCCCGCGCGGTGGAGGCCCTGGACCGCGTCATCGCGGCCGCGCCCTCCCCGCAGCTCTATGCGGACAAGGCGGCCATGTTCTGGAACCACCCCGACGGCACCGGGCAGTCCCGGAACGCCCTCAAGGAGGGGCTGGAGCGGTTCCCGGACAACCGCATGCTGACCGTGTACCTGGCCAATTCCTACGTGGCCGACAACCGGGTGGACGACGCCATCTCGGTCATGGACAACTACCTGGACCGCCACCAGGACGACCTTGAGGCCCGCGAGCGGCTGGGCCAGATGCTCATGGACGCTGGCCGGGACGCCGAGGCCCTGGACGTGCTCAAGCAGATCCCGGAGAAGGACCGAACCGCCGACGCCCTCTATGCCATGGGCAGGGTCCAGGGCAACCTGGGCATGCGCAAGGCGGCCATCGCCAACCTCAAGAAGGCCGTGGCCATCGACCCGGAGTACACCGAGGCCATGGTCGAGCTGGCCTACCAGTACGAGCTGGCCAAGGACTACGTGGCCGCAGAGGAGATCTACTCCACCATCCTGGACCAGAGCGAATCCTTCCCCGAGGCGCGGCTGCGGCTCATCAACCTGAACCTGAAGCTGAACGACCCCGGCAAGGCGCTTGACCTGGCCCTGTCCGGGCCGCCCACCAAGTCCTTCATCCTCGACGCGGTGCTCATGTTCATCAACGACGGGTTCTTCGCCCAGGGGTCAACGGTCCTCGACATGCTGACCTCCGGCGGTGCGGTGCCCGCGGAATACTATTTCTACAAGGCGGTCATCGCCGACGAGGGCGAGAATGACCCGGCCAAGGCCATGGGCTTCCTCGACCAGGTGGACAAGACCGACCGCCTCTATCCCCACGCCCTGCGCTTCAAGGCGCAGCTCCTGGCCGCCCAGGGCAAGGACGCCGAGGCCCTGGCCATGGCGGCCGAGGGCAAGCGGCTCTACCCCGACGCCTCCATCTTCTACATCCTGGAGGCCGGACTGCTGAAGCAGACGGGCGACCTGTCCGGGGCCGAGCTCTCGCTCAGGCAGGGACTGGCGCGGCTGCCCAACGATCCGGAGCTGACCTACGAGCTGGCCATGGTCTACGAGGCCCTGGGCCGCCGCCCCGAGGGGCTGGCCCTGATGGAGACGGTCATCCGCGCCCATCCGGACCACGCCAACGCGCTCAACTACGTGGGCTACACCCTGGCCGAGGAGAACCGAGAGCTGGACCGCGCCCTGGTCCTGGTCACCAAGGCCTCGGCCCTGGACCCGGAGAACGGCTACATCCTCGACTCCGTGGCCTGGGTCCACTTCAAGAAGAACGACCTGGCCAAGGCGTGGGAGTACATCCGCTACGCCGTGGACGTGGTCGAAAAGGACCCGACCATCTGGGAGCACTACGGCGACATCGCCGCCGCCCTGGGCAAGGTCAAGGAGGCCCGCAAGGGGTACAACTTCTCCCTGAAGTTCCAATCCCCGCAGGCTGACGAGGTCCGGGAGAAGCTGAAGCAGTTATGA
- a CDS encoding group 1 glycosyl transferase: MKTFIFLPPVSKPTGGVTVLRQLADILHQAGRETFLVARDKGGWRPAGLADAAPVIEWQDLRLTGADLWLVPEGWVNALSPGLYAGSQCLSYVQNWAYLFSSMPDGVDWHSLPVEFLAVSDPVARFIKESTCKDAPVLRPGIDRTIFHAPAAKPRGKVNVAYMPRKNKALAEQIRAIFDHRCGGCEVNWLPIEGLDAHGVAEVLRSAHIFLVTGFPEGCPLPPLEAMGCGCLPVGFTGFGGWDYMRSMRSTPRFTPWVPLREVPWSGNGMWCADGDVLDAAMSLGEAVDLFNSNDPSLDEALAAGQATADAYSLEEQRLAVLALWDSL, from the coding sequence ATGAAAACGTTCATCTTCTTGCCGCCGGTCTCCAAGCCGACCGGTGGCGTCACCGTGTTGCGGCAGTTGGCCGACATCCTCCACCAGGCGGGGCGGGAAACCTTTCTCGTGGCCAGGGACAAGGGCGGCTGGCGGCCTGCCGGCCTGGCCGATGCCGCGCCGGTCATCGAGTGGCAGGACCTTCGACTGACCGGGGCCGACCTCTGGCTGGTGCCCGAAGGGTGGGTAAACGCCCTGTCGCCCGGCCTGTACGCCGGGTCGCAGTGTCTGAGCTACGTCCAGAACTGGGCCTATCTCTTTTCCTCCATGCCCGATGGCGTGGACTGGCACAGCCTGCCCGTAGAGTTTCTGGCCGTGTCCGATCCCGTGGCCCGGTTCATCAAGGAATCCACCTGTAAGGACGCGCCCGTGCTGCGGCCCGGCATCGACCGGACCATCTTTCACGCCCCGGCCGCCAAACCGCGCGGCAAGGTCAACGTGGCCTACATGCCGCGCAAGAACAAGGCACTGGCCGAGCAGATCAGGGCCATCTTCGACCACCGCTGCGGCGGGTGCGAGGTCAACTGGCTGCCCATCGAAGGGCTGGACGCTCACGGAGTGGCCGAGGTCCTGCGCTCCGCGCACATCTTCCTGGTCACCGGGTTTCCGGAAGGGTGTCCTTTGCCGCCCCTGGAGGCCATGGGGTGCGGCTGCCTGCCCGTGGGGTTCACCGGCTTCGGCGGCTGGGACTACATGCGGTCCATGCGGTCGACCCCCCGCTTTACGCCGTGGGTTCCCCTGCGCGAGGTTCCCTGGTCCGGCAACGGCATGTGGTGCGCCGACGGCGACGTGCTGGACGCGGCCATGAGCCTGGGCGAGGCCGTGGACCTGTTCAACTCGAACGACCCGAGCCTGGACGAAGCGCTGGCCGCCGGCCAGGCCACGGCGGACGCCTATTCCCTGGAGGAGCAGCGGCTGGCCGTGCTCGCCCTCTGGGATTCCCTGTAA
- the rpiB gene encoding ribose 5-phosphate isomerase B has product MSKTIVIGSDHGGYNLKKVCIKALTDWGYTVEDQGPDCLDSCDYPVYAAKVCERLKDDPAKLGVLICGTGQGMTMTANRMGVRAALCTNEFMARMARGHNDARCLCMGERVTGQGVALDILKVFLETQFEGDRHQRRIDLIDTVSK; this is encoded by the coding sequence GTGAGCAAGACCATCGTCATCGGCTCCGATCACGGGGGCTACAATCTCAAGAAGGTGTGCATCAAGGCCCTGACCGACTGGGGCTATACCGTGGAGGACCAGGGGCCGGACTGCCTCGACTCCTGCGACTACCCGGTCTACGCGGCCAAGGTCTGCGAACGGCTCAAGGACGACCCCGCCAAGCTCGGCGTGCTCATCTGCGGCACGGGCCAGGGCATGACCATGACCGCCAACCGCATGGGCGTCCGGGCGGCCCTGTGCACCAACGAATTCATGGCCCGCATGGCCCGCGGACACAACGACGCCCGCTGCCTGTGCATGGGCGAGCGCGTCACCGGCCAGGGAGTGGCCCTGGACATCCTCAAGGTGTTCCTCGAAACGCAGTTCGAGGGCGACCGGCACCAGCGGCGCATCGACCTGATCGACACCGTCTCCAAATAA